From one Haloterrigena gelatinilytica genomic stretch:
- a CDS encoding TlpA family protein disulfide reductase produces MRRRELLAGLGSAGVVVGGGAAAVYGLPSVDRLLDENEDDSREPIEIETIDAPGSDAGTISIPDLGRVTFVDFFGTWCGPCIEQMPALGEAAAQFGDEVLFCSVTNESIPEAELADWWDEHGGSWTVGVDPSAELTSEYPGGVPRAVALDDGGVVQWSGTGIKSADELVDGIERAIAESDVESA; encoded by the coding sequence ATGCGCCGGCGAGAACTCCTCGCTGGACTGGGTAGCGCGGGCGTAGTCGTCGGTGGCGGCGCCGCGGCGGTGTACGGGCTCCCGTCGGTCGATCGCCTCCTCGACGAGAACGAGGACGACTCGCGCGAACCGATCGAGATCGAGACGATCGACGCGCCCGGAAGCGACGCCGGAACGATTTCGATCCCCGACCTGGGTCGCGTGACGTTCGTCGATTTCTTCGGCACCTGGTGTGGGCCCTGTATCGAACAGATGCCGGCGCTCGGCGAGGCCGCCGCGCAGTTCGGCGACGAGGTCCTGTTCTGTTCGGTCACCAACGAGTCGATCCCCGAGGCGGAACTGGCCGACTGGTGGGACGAGCACGGCGGGAGCTGGACGGTGGGGGTCGATCCCTCGGCCGAACTCACCTCGGAATACCCCGGCGGCGTGCCCCGGGCCGTCGCCCTCGACGACGGGGGCGTCGTGCAGTGGTCCGGTACGGGGATCAAGAGCGCCGACGAACTCGTCGACGGGATCGAACGGGCAATCGCGGAAAGCGACGTCGAATCGGCATGA
- a CDS encoding DUF7350 domain-containing protein, protein MNRRAFLRGTAVAGTAAVAGCLERLGFEEESAWDNPPLVEDRPDAVYLPSSKEEMGHYGRASDGEYAVELSYTIPHRFWTVSGDTQRIDVDTDDSMHLMLTVWDEETDTILPVNTDLELRRDDGSVVERLTPWSMLSQRMGTHYGDNVTLPEEGTYTARVRVGPVTTERTGAFEGRFEETSTLEVEFEFERSDIHDLEFNMVDEERRGAREAHELMDPSGHDHGGHDEHGPGHAPTSDGPPVSDLPGERLGTERSADAKITAIRASDDRVAGDGDYLVVCPRTPYNDVSLPSATLSATVERDGTTVLEGESLAETIDPEFGHHYGLDLERLESGDELTVAVDRPPQVARHDGYETAFFDFDDVQYTVS, encoded by the coding sequence ATGAACCGTCGGGCCTTTCTCCGTGGTACGGCCGTCGCCGGTACCGCCGCGGTCGCCGGCTGTCTCGAGCGCCTGGGTTTCGAAGAGGAGTCGGCGTGGGACAACCCGCCGCTCGTGGAGGATCGCCCCGACGCGGTCTACCTGCCCTCCAGCAAGGAGGAGATGGGCCACTACGGTCGCGCGAGCGACGGCGAGTACGCCGTCGAACTCTCCTATACGATTCCCCACCGGTTCTGGACCGTCTCCGGCGACACTCAGCGGATCGACGTGGACACCGACGACAGCATGCACCTCATGCTGACCGTCTGGGACGAGGAGACGGACACCATCCTTCCGGTGAATACCGACCTCGAGCTCCGGCGCGACGACGGCTCGGTCGTCGAACGGCTGACGCCGTGGTCGATGCTCTCCCAACGGATGGGGACCCACTACGGCGACAACGTCACGCTACCCGAGGAAGGAACCTACACCGCCCGCGTGCGGGTCGGTCCGGTCACGACCGAGCGGACCGGCGCGTTCGAGGGTCGGTTCGAGGAGACGAGCACGCTCGAGGTCGAGTTCGAGTTCGAGCGCTCGGACATTCACGACCTCGAGTTCAATATGGTCGACGAGGAGCGGCGGGGCGCCCGCGAGGCCCACGAACTGATGGATCCCAGCGGACACGACCACGGCGGCCACGACGAGCACGGCCCCGGGCACGCCCCGACCTCCGACGGGCCGCCAGTTTCGGACCTACCCGGCGAACGGCTCGGGACCGAACGCAGCGCGGACGCGAAGATCACCGCGATCCGGGCGAGCGACGATCGGGTGGCCGGCGACGGCGACTATCTCGTCGTCTGCCCCCGAACGCCGTACAACGACGTGAGCCTCCCGTCCGCGACGCTGAGCGCTACGGTCGAGCGCGACGGAACGACCGTCCTCGAGGGCGAGTCGCTCGCGGAGACGATCGATCCCGAGTTCGGCCACCACTACGGCCTGGATCTCGAGCGCCTCGAGAGCGGCGACGAACTCACCGTCGCCGTCGACCGTCCGCCACAGGTAGCGCGCCACGACGGCTACGAAACCGCGTTTTTCGACTTCGACGACGTGCAGTATACCGTCTCCTAA
- a CDS encoding SCO family protein — protein MERRTYLGSLGVAGFAGIAGCLNSLGLGDSNTALQPADDHPSDPSYPSHGDEFPSFSIPDPVAGTTVSLEDFVGERSFLLTYFYTSCPDGVCPALLTRLQWVQEDAAERDYADDIALLAFTFDPKNDTAEALKDHAEGQHLDYEADNFHFLRPETNEEAKQIMEEKFGMPITTADEANDGDESAEDDGHDGNESHDDGNHGGNESHDGNESHGDGAHAGHTEIVHSKRITLVNEDGYVERAYPKAVQSEMAVTKDQLLEDVGTVVGVE, from the coding sequence ATGGAACGGCGGACGTATCTCGGGTCACTCGGAGTCGCAGGTTTCGCGGGTATCGCCGGCTGTCTCAACAGTTTGGGTCTCGGAGATAGCAACACGGCCCTCCAACCGGCCGACGATCATCCGTCCGATCCCAGCTATCCGAGCCACGGCGACGAGTTCCCGTCGTTTTCGATTCCCGACCCGGTCGCCGGAACGACCGTCTCGCTCGAGGACTTCGTCGGCGAACGGTCCTTCCTGCTGACGTACTTCTACACCTCGTGTCCGGACGGCGTCTGTCCGGCGCTGTTGACGCGGCTGCAGTGGGTCCAGGAAGACGCCGCCGAGCGCGACTACGCGGACGATATCGCCCTGCTCGCGTTCACGTTCGATCCGAAAAACGACACCGCCGAGGCGTTGAAGGACCACGCCGAGGGACAGCACCTCGACTACGAGGCCGACAACTTCCACTTCCTCCGGCCCGAAACCAACGAGGAGGCAAAACAGATCATGGAAGAGAAGTTCGGCATGCCGATCACGACCGCCGACGAGGCGAACGACGGCGACGAAAGCGCCGAGGACGACGGTCACGACGGCAACGAGAGTCACGACGACGGGAACCACGGCGGCAACGAGAGCCACGACGGCAACGAGAGTCACGGCGACGGCGCCCACGCCGGTCACACCGAAATCGTCCACAGCAAACGGATCACGCTCGTCAACGAGGACGGCTACGTCGAGCGCGCCTATCCGAAAGCCGTCCAGTCCGAGATGGCCGTGACCAAAGACCAGCTCCTCGAGGACGTCGGCACGGTCGTCGGGGTGGAGTGA